The following proteins come from a genomic window of Nothobranchius furzeri strain GRZ-AD chromosome 1, NfurGRZ-RIMD1, whole genome shotgun sequence:
- the LOC139072252 gene encoding uncharacterized protein, with protein sequence MRTLNSVPTLRDMADLHASLLLYILCGSTLVQAIDSLQKAFFAVQHSLLLLKLVLNADKTKLMLFSKSRNLAQIIPSVTTLEGHGVFASEPIEKGSFVVEYSGELISEHERDKRQKKYTEKQTAFLFDFKWKNNTWCIDASREDDSLGRLVTDDHKYPNCKMKELAVQDKPHLCLFAIDNIQAESEITHDYGESMWPWRALTPSVETMSQPPTDQETPSVETLSQTPTDQETPSVETMSQTPTDQETPSVETMSQPPTDQETPSVETTSQPPTDQETPSVETMSQPPTDQEVSGKSTSFFQQTPSVETMSQTPTDQETPSVETMSQPPTDQETPSVETMSQPPTDQETPSVETMSQTPTDQETPSVETMSQTPTDQEAQEPRNLGTKARHFTQLPWTLWRALLPQPPWTIWRALLPQPPWTIWKALLPQPPWTAKTSATLHQERLGRRGASGQMMKSRLLSGTCFIS encoded by the exons ATGAGAACATTAAACAGTGTCCCCACTCTGCGAGACATGGCAGATCTACATGCGTCACTGCTGCTATACATCCT CTGTGGTTCAACTCTTGTCCAAGCCATTGACTCCTTGCAGAAAGCCTTTTTTGCTGTCCAGCACTCATTACTTCTGCTTAAACTTGTTCTCAACGCAGACAAAACAAAGCTCATGCTGTTTTCTAAATCAAGGAATTTGGCCCAAATAATCCCATCAGTAACCACTCTTGAAG GACATGGTGTATTTGCCTCTGAACCAATTGAAAAGGGATCCTTTGTGGTCGAGTACAGTGGGGAGCTTATCTCAGAACATGAACGGGACAAGCGGCAGAAAAAGTACACAGAAAAGCAAACTGCTTTCCTATTTGATTTTAAATGGAAAAATAACACATGGTG CATTGATGCCTCCCGTGAAGACGACTCACTTGGCCGGCTGGTTACTGATGACCACAAGTACCCAAACTGCAAGATGAAAGAGCTGGCAGTCCAGGATAAACCTCATCTCTGCTTGTTTGCTATTGACAATATCCAAGCAGAGAGTGAAATCACCCATGACTATGGAGAATCTATGTGGCCATGGCGAGCTCTG acgccaagtgttgagaccatgtcccaacctcctacagaccaagaa acaccaagtgttgagacattgtcccaaactcctacagaccaagaa acaccaagtgttgagaccatgtcccaaactcctacagaccaagaa acgccaagtgttgagaccatgtcccaacctcctacagaccaagaa acaccaagtgttgagaccacgtcccaacctcctacagaccaagaa acaccaagtgttgagaccatgtcccaacctcctacagaccaagaagtgagtggaaaatccacttcattcttccaacag acaccaagtgttgagaccatgtcccaaactcctacagaccaagaa acaccaagtgttgagaccatgtcccaacctcctacagaccaagaa acaccaagtgttgagaccatgtcccaacctcctacagaccaagaa acaccaagtgttgagaccatgtcccaaactcctacagaccaagaa acaccaagtgttgagaccatgtcccaaactcctacagaccaagaa GCTCAAGAACCAAGAAATCTGGGAACCAAAGCCAGACACTTTACTCAGCTTCCCTGGACATTATGGAGGGCACTTCTGCCTCAACCACCCTGGACAATATGGAGGGCACTTCTGCCTCAACCACCCTGGACAATATGGAAGGCACTTCTGCCTCAACCACCCTGGACCGCAAAAACATCAGCAACACTGCACCAAGAAAGG CTGGGAAGGCGAGGTGCAAGTGGACAGATGATGAAGTCAAGGCTGTTGAGCGGCACTTGCTTCATTTCATAA
- the aldh1l2 gene encoding mitochondrial 10-formyltetrahydrofolate dehydrogenase produces the protein MLWTASQVLRKFSTSSHYYQNKLKLAIIGQSVFGQEVYINLRKQGHKVVGVFTVPDKDGKADPLATAAEKDGTPVFKFPRWRVKGKPIPDVVEAYKSVGAELNVMPFCSQFIPMNVIDHPEHGSIIYHPSILPLHRGASAINWTLIHGDRRAGFTVFWADDGLDTGPILLQRECSVEPNDTVDTLYNRFLFPEGIKAMVESVQLIADGKAPRIPQTEEGASYEGIQRKSNAKVHLVQPAEAIHNWIRGHDKVPGAWTVLDGQAVTLYGSSMVDGPVPAGQPVDIEGASQPGLITKSGLVLFGTDGKALQVKNLQFEDGKMIPASKYFSSGESSSVQLTDDEKKMAEEIRNVWKGILSNVAAIEDTTDFFKSGAASMDVVRLVEEVKQRCAGVQLQNEDVYMATTFQDFIQMFVRKLRGEEEEELVISYVTKEINNMTVKMPYQCFINGRFEDAGDGKSYDTINPTDGSAICKVSYASVEDVDRAVAAAKESFENGPWGKMNPRDRGSLLYKLADLMEEHQEELATIESIDSGAVYTLALKTHVGMSIQTFRYFAGWCDKIQGKTIPINQARPNRNLTFTRKEPLGVCAIVIPWNYPLMMLAWKSAACLAAGNTLVLKPAQVTPLTALKFAELSVKAGIPKGVINILPGSGGMVGQRLSDHPDIRKLGFTGSTPIGKQIMKSCAISNLKKVSLELGGKSPLIIFSDCDMDKAVRMGMSSVFFNKGENCIAAGRLFVEESIHDEFISRVVEEIKKMKIGDPLDRSTDHGPQNHKAHLDKLLEYCEAGVKEGAMLVYGGRQVDRPGFFMEPTVFTDVEDHMFIAKEESFGPVMVVSKFKTGDVDGVLQRANDTEYGLASGVFTRDINKAMYVSERLEAGTVFVNTYNKTDVASPFGGFKQSGFGKDLGEDALLEYLKTKAVTIEY, from the exons CATTATTACCAGAATAAGCTTAAACTAGCCATAATTGGTCAGAGTGTGTTTGGTCAAGAGGTGTACATCAACCTGAGGAAGCAGGGTCACAAGGTCGTGGGGGTTTTCACTGTTCCTGACAAAGATGGCAAGGCAGACCCTTTGG CGACAGCAGCAGAGAAGGATGGGACACCGGTGTTCAAGTTTCCAAGGTGGCGGGTCAAAGGGAAGCCCATCCCAGATGTGGTGGAGGCGTATAAGTCCGTGGGAGCAGAGCTCAACGTCATGCCCTTCTGTTCCCAGTTCATCCCCATGAATGTCATCGACCATCCGGAGCATggctctatcatctatcatccctcCATTCTGCCTCTGCACAGAGGAGCTTCTGCTATCAACTG GACCCTGATCCATGGTGACAGAAGAGCTGGTTTCACAGTGTTCTGGGCCGATGATGGGCTGGACACTGGTCCCATTCTGCTCCAGAGAGAATGTTCCGTTGAGCCCAATGACACAGTGGACACACTATATAACCGCTTCCTCTTCCCAGAGGGCATCAAAGCCATG GTGGAGTCGGTACAGCTCATCGCTGATGGGAAAGCTCCACGAATTCCTCAGACAGAGGAAGGAGCGAGCTACGAGGGGATCCAGAGGAAGTCCAATGCTAAG GTTCACTTGGTCCAGCCAGCTGAGGCCATCCACAACTGGATCCGGGGCCACGACAAAGTCCCTGGAGCTTGGACTGTCCTGGACGGCCAG GCTGTGACTCTTTATGGCTCGTCCATGGTGGATGGTCCAGTTCCAGCCGGACAGCCCGTGGACATCGAGGGTGCTTCTCAGCCTGGTCTCATCACAAAGAGTGGGCTGGTGCTGTTTGGGACTGATGGGAAAGCT CTCCAGGTGAAGAATCTGCAGTTTGAAGATGGAAAAATGATCCCTGCGTCTAAATACTTCTCCTCTGGAGAAAGCTCCAGCGTGCAGCTCACTGATGATGAGAAGAAGATGGCTGAGGAAATAAGG AATGTCTGGAAGGGCATCCTCAGTAATGTAGCAGCCATTGAGGACACCACTGACTTCTTTAAGTCTGGAGCTGCATCCATGGATGTTGTTAG GTTAGTGGAGGAGGTCAAGCAGCGGTGTGCTGGGGTCCAGCTGCAGAACGAGGACGTGTACATGGCCACCACCTTCCAGGACTTCATCCAGATGTTTGTTCGTAAgctgagaggagaggaggaggaggagctggtcATCAGCTAT GTCACCAAAGAAATAAACAACATGACAGTGAAGATGCCctatcagtgttttattaatggCAGGTTTGAGGATGCAGGAGACGGCAAGAGCTACGATACCATCAACCCTACGGACGGATCT GCGATCTGCAAGGTGTCCTACGCCTCGGTGGAAGATGTGGACCGAGCCGTGGCTGCTGCCAAAGAGTCTTTTGAAAATGGACCATGGGGCAAGATGAACCCCAGAGATAGAGGAAGTCTGCTGTACAA GCTAGCAGACCTTATGGAGGAACACCAGGAGGAGTTGGCAACCATCGAGAGCATCGACTCTGGAGCTGTGTACACATTGGCCCTGAAGACACACGTAGGCATGTCCATCCAGACTTTCCGCTACTTTGCAGGCTGGTGTGACAAAATCCAG GGCAAGACCATCCCTATCAATCAAGCCAGGCCCAACCGCAACCTGACCTTCACCAGGAAAGAACCTTTAGG AGTTTGTGCTATAGTTATCCCCTGGAACTACCCTCTCATGATGCTGGCCTGGAAGAGCGCTGCCTGTCTTGCAGCTGGAAACACGCTAGTTCTAAAACCTGCACAG GTGACCCCGTTGACTGCATTGAAATTCGCTGAGCTTTCTGTGAAAGCTGGCATCCCTAAAGGAGTCATCAATATTTTACCTGGCTCAG GTGGCATGGTAGGACAACGTTTGTCTGACCACCCAGACATTCGCAAGCTAGGCTTCACCGGCTCTACGCCGATCGGCAAGCAGATCATGAAGAG CTGTGCTATCAGTAACCTGAAGAAGGTTTCCCTGGAGCTAGGAGGAAAGTCACCTCTCATCATCTTCAGTGACTGTGACATGGACAAGGCTGTCCGTATG gGCATGAGTTCTGTGTTCTTCAACAAGGGTGAGAACTGCATCGCTGCAGGGCGTCTGTTTGTGGAGGAGTCGATACACGATGAGTTCATCAGTCGAGTG GTGGAGGAGATTAAGAAAATGAAGATTGGAGACCCTCTGGATCGCTCCACGGACCACGGCCCCCAGAATCACAAAGCCCACCTGGACAAACTGCTGGAGTACTGTGAGGCGGGGGTGAAGGAGGGAGCCATGTTGGTGTATGGAGGTCGACAGGTGGACAGGCCAG GCTTCTTCATGGAGCCAACAGTGTTCACCGATGTGGAGGACCACATGTTCATTGCTAAAGAGGAGTCCTTCGGTCCGGTCATGGTGGTGTCTAAATTCAAAACTGG TGATGTGGATGGTGTGCTTCAGAGAGCCAACGACACCGAGTATGGCCTTGCCTCGGGGGTTTTCACACGTGACATCAACAAGGCCATGTATGTGAGTGAACGGCTGGAGGCAGGAACTGTGTTCGTTAACACGTACAACAAGACGGACGTGGCATCACCATTTGGAGGCTTCAAACAGTCGGGATTCGGCAAAGACCTGG GGGAGGACGCCCTCCTGGAATACCTCAAGACCAAAGCAGTGACTATTGAGTACTGA